A single window of Candidatus Methylomirabilota bacterium DNA harbors:
- a CDS encoding ATP-binding protein, with amino-acid sequence MSLLLPLIFPARPVSAEGKNVLILHAFEANMPINVMTSQGLMPTLEAGGLGVQNQFFEHLDLARNPGPEHRRDLAELMAHRYRHRKIDLIITLYPEALQFVLTEGRALFSDAPVLALYLPPGLTLPKTDRPVIRHSLTLDLRGTLATALRLLPDTRRVYVVSDVHPRHKMYEAQALRDFKEWEGRVEFRYLSDRPLDDVLATVAGAPPGTIVLYIAVLVDVTGQAHNPLEIAQRLSRESRAPVFGLFDVFLGRGIVGGSVASFEQTGVQAGRLALDVLRDPGRLEREPRVLEVPPTPMFDGRQLRRWGLNLEALPLRSVIVNRELSLWDLRYYVIGGLAFIVAEAFLIVVLLAQRRRRARAETALRASEALREGILASLPGTMAVVDRAGTVVEVNRAWRSLAAADRPADATSVRVSVEDLKVSRERDPVARQVLDGIDAVLTGQQTEFHLDYPIGVAGVDRWVSVTVSPLKRPEGGAVILYLDITSRKRAELEAEHLRRDLTYLSRVSTMGQLTASLAHELIQPLTAIVSNAQAGERYLTADASAIADVRELLADVTADAKRAGEVIRRIRSLLQKTEFEFVPLDLDAVIREVAMLARTDAIIRKATIALEVDPDLPPVRGDRVQLQQVFLNLILNGLEAMEGTSVARRSLLIMGTRTASGAVLVGVRDAGTGIGDDQLGRVFTPFFTSKSTGLGMGLAITKSIVEAHGGTIWAENNQTGSGATLWFTLPVRAPSQASVSAS; translated from the coding sequence TTGTCCCTCCTCCTCCCGCTCATCTTCCCGGCGCGTCCCGTCTCGGCCGAAGGTAAGAACGTCCTGATCCTCCACGCCTTCGAGGCCAACATGCCGATCAACGTCATGACCAGCCAGGGCCTCATGCCGACCCTGGAAGCGGGCGGCCTGGGCGTCCAGAACCAGTTCTTCGAGCATCTGGACCTGGCGCGGAATCCCGGCCCGGAGCATCGGCGCGACCTGGCCGAATTGATGGCGCACCGCTACCGGCACCGAAAGATCGATCTGATCATCACGCTCTATCCGGAGGCGCTGCAGTTCGTCCTCACCGAGGGCCGCGCCCTCTTCTCGGACGCGCCGGTGCTCGCCCTCTACCTGCCGCCCGGGCTGACCCTGCCGAAGACGGACCGCCCGGTCATCCGCCATTCCCTCACCCTCGACCTGCGCGGCACGCTGGCCACGGCGCTCCGCCTCCTGCCCGATACCCGCCGCGTCTACGTGGTGAGCGACGTGCATCCGCGACACAAGATGTACGAGGCCCAGGCCCTCCGCGATTTCAAGGAGTGGGAGGGCCGTGTCGAGTTCCGCTACCTGAGCGACCGGCCCCTGGACGACGTCCTGGCCACCGTCGCGGGCGCGCCGCCCGGCACGATCGTGCTCTACATCGCGGTCCTGGTGGACGTCACCGGCCAGGCCCACAATCCGCTCGAGATCGCCCAGCGCCTGAGCCGAGAATCGCGCGCGCCGGTCTTCGGCCTCTTCGACGTCTTTCTCGGCCGCGGCATCGTCGGCGGCTCGGTGGCCAGCTTCGAGCAGACCGGCGTGCAGGCCGGCCGACTGGCCCTCGATGTCCTCCGCGATCCGGGCCGCCTCGAGCGCGAGCCGCGGGTGCTGGAGGTGCCGCCCACGCCGATGTTCGACGGCCGGCAGCTGAGGCGCTGGGGACTGAACCTGGAGGCGCTGCCGCTCCGCAGCGTGATCGTGAACCGGGAGCTCTCGCTCTGGGATCTCCGCTACTACGTGATCGGCGGCCTCGCCTTCATCGTGGCCGAGGCGTTCCTGATCGTCGTGCTGCTCGCGCAGCGCCGCCGGCGCGCGCGGGCCGAGACCGCGCTGCGGGCCAGCGAGGCCCTGCGCGAAGGCATCCTCGCCTCGCTGCCCGGCACGATGGCGGTGGTGGACCGCGCCGGGACGGTGGTCGAGGTGAACCGGGCGTGGCGCAGCCTCGCCGCGGCCGATCGGCCCGCGGACGCCACGAGCGTGCGGGTGAGCGTCGAGGACCTCAAGGTCTCGCGCGAGCGCGATCCGGTGGCGCGACAGGTGCTGGACGGCATCGACGCGGTCCTCACCGGCCAGCAGACCGAGTTCCATCTCGACTATCCGATCGGTGTGGCCGGGGTGGACCGCTGGGTCAGCGTCACGGTGTCGCCGCTCAAGCGCCCCGAGGGCGGCGCGGTCATCCTGTACCTCGACATCACGTCGCGGAAGCGCGCGGAGCTGGAGGCCGAGCATCTCCGCCGCGATCTCACCTACCTGTCGCGGGTGAGCACGATGGGGCAGCTCACCGCCTCGCTGGCCCACGAGCTCATCCAGCCGCTGACCGCCATCGTCAGCAACGCGCAGGCCGGCGAGCGCTACCTGACCGCCGATGCCTCCGCGATCGCCGACGTGCGCGAGCTGCTCGCCGACGTGACCGCCGACGCCAAGCGCGCCGGCGAGGTCATCCGGCGCATCCGCAGCCTGCTGCAGAAGACGGAGTTCGAGTTCGTGCCCCTGGATCTCGACGCGGTCATCCGCGAGGTGGCCATGCTCGCGCGCACCGACGCGATCATCCGGAAGGCCACCATCGCGCTCGAGGTCGATCCCGATCTGCCGCCGGTGCGGGGCGACCGGGTCCAGCTGCAGCAGGTGTTCCTGAACCTGATCCTGAACGGCCTGGAGGCGATGGAGGGCACCTCGGTGGCCCGCCGCAGCCTCCTGATCATGGGGACGCGGACGGCCAGCGGCGCGGTCCTGGTGGGCGTGCGCGACGCCGGGACCGGCATCGGCGACGATCAGCTGGGCCGCGTGTTCACGCCCTTCTTCACGTCGAAGTCCACCGGACTCGGCATGGGCCTGGCCATCACCAAGTCCATCGTCGAGGCGCACGGCGGCACGATCTGGGCCGAGAACAACCAGACCGGGAGCGGCGCGACGCTCTGGTTCACCCTGCCGGTCCGCGCGCCCAGCCAGGCGAGCGTCAGCGCGTCCTGA
- the nirK gene encoding copper-containing nitrite reductase produces the protein MRRRRVVAAVVVAGALIGGVVVWQSQARDKAAEPAALPEVAAILTSAPRVPPPVDRPGHARVIVTLEMTELKGVLADGVQYTFWTFGGTVPGPFMRVRVGDVVQIRLKNAEKSLHPHSIDLHAVTGPGGGAAVTQLGPGQEGAFEFKALNPGLYVYHCATPSVPEHIANGMYGLIFVEPEKGLPRVDREYYVMQGEFYTKGKTLAPGLQPLDAAKLTAERPEYVVFNGKMGALMGEGAIRANVGETVRLFVGNGGPNLISSFHVIGEIFDAVYPEAAVGEAPRRNVQTTLVPAGGAAIVEMKMQTSGRFLLVDHSIVRAMEKGALGVLEVAGAEQPGVFKTLVPGTHGTGGH, from the coding sequence ATGAGACGGCGACGGGTGGTCGCGGCGGTCGTGGTGGCCGGGGCGCTGATCGGCGGCGTGGTGGTCTGGCAGAGTCAGGCGCGCGACAAGGCGGCCGAGCCCGCCGCGTTGCCGGAGGTGGCGGCCATCCTCACCTCGGCGCCGAGGGTACCGCCGCCGGTCGATCGGCCGGGCCACGCGCGGGTGATCGTGACGCTGGAGATGACCGAGCTGAAGGGCGTCCTGGCCGACGGCGTGCAGTACACGTTCTGGACGTTCGGCGGCACCGTGCCCGGCCCGTTCATGCGGGTGCGCGTGGGCGACGTGGTGCAGATCCGGCTCAAGAACGCCGAGAAGAGCCTGCACCCGCATTCCATCGACCTGCACGCGGTGACCGGGCCGGGCGGCGGCGCGGCGGTCACGCAGCTGGGGCCCGGACAGGAAGGCGCCTTCGAGTTCAAGGCGCTCAATCCTGGGCTCTACGTCTATCACTGCGCGACGCCCAGCGTGCCCGAGCACATCGCCAATGGCATGTACGGGTTGATCTTCGTCGAGCCCGAGAAGGGGCTGCCCCGGGTGGATCGCGAGTACTACGTGATGCAGGGCGAGTTCTACACCAAGGGCAAGACCCTCGCGCCCGGCCTGCAGCCGCTCGATGCCGCGAAGCTCACCGCGGAGCGGCCGGAGTACGTGGTGTTCAACGGCAAGATGGGCGCGCTCATGGGCGAGGGTGCGATCCGGGCCAACGTGGGCGAGACGGTGCGGCTCTTCGTGGGCAACGGCGGCCCGAACCTGATCTCCTCGTTCCACGTGATCGGCGAGATCTTCGACGCGGTCTACCCCGAGGCCGCGGTGGGCGAGGCCCCGCGGCGGAACGTGCAGACCACGCTGGTCCCGGCCGGCGGCGCCGCCATCGTCGAGATGAAGATGCAGACGTCGGGGCGCTTCCTCCTGGTCGACCACAGCATCGTGCGCGCGATGGAGAAGGGCGCGCTGGGCGTGCTGGAGGTGGCCGGCGCCGAGCAGCCCGGCGTTTTCAAGACGCTCGTGCCCGGCACGCACGGGACCGGCGGCCACTAG
- the chrA gene encoding chromate efflux transporter: MPSPAPPAGSFFEVLAVATRLGLTSFGGPVAHLGYFRSECVLRRRWLDEASYADLVALCQFLPGPASSQVLIAIGIFRAGLPGALAAWLGFTLPSAIALVLFGLGVQGLDLTGSGWLHGLKIAAVAVVAQAVWGMGQALCPDRVRAAMAIGTALIALTWPTAGGQVLVILAAGLVGLWCLPAPPLPAPPSGGRVSFGRHLAVVSLVVFFGLLVVLPLLRQAIPSPPLAVFDAFYRAGALVFGGGHVVLPLLQAEVVPPGWVTNAEFLAGYGAAQAVPGPLFTFAAYLGAVMHVPPGRWAGAGLALIAIFLPAFLLVVGALPFWHALRRRPSFQSALRGINAAVVGLLLAALYHPVWTSAIFTPADFALALVAFGLLAVWRLPPWLVVAVAAAGGAAIAPRG, encoded by the coding sequence ATGCCGTCGCCCGCGCCGCCGGCGGGCTCGTTCTTCGAGGTCCTGGCGGTCGCGACGCGACTGGGCCTCACCTCGTTCGGCGGGCCGGTGGCCCACCTGGGCTACTTCCGCAGCGAGTGCGTGCTGCGCCGGCGCTGGCTCGACGAGGCGAGCTACGCCGACCTGGTCGCCCTCTGCCAGTTCCTGCCCGGTCCGGCAAGTAGCCAGGTTCTGATCGCCATCGGCATCTTCCGCGCCGGGCTGCCGGGCGCGCTCGCGGCCTGGCTCGGCTTCACGCTGCCGTCGGCGATCGCGCTCGTGCTGTTCGGTCTGGGCGTCCAGGGGCTGGACCTGACCGGCTCGGGCTGGCTCCACGGGCTGAAGATCGCGGCGGTCGCCGTGGTGGCACAAGCGGTGTGGGGCATGGGCCAGGCGCTCTGTCCCGACCGCGTGCGCGCCGCCATGGCCATCGGGACGGCACTGATCGCGCTGACCTGGCCCACCGCCGGCGGGCAAGTGCTCGTGATTCTCGCGGCCGGCCTGGTCGGCCTCTGGTGCCTGCCCGCGCCCCCGCTTCCGGCACCGCCGTCGGGCGGCCGCGTGTCATTCGGGCGCCATCTGGCCGTCGTCTCGCTCGTCGTCTTCTTCGGGCTGCTCGTGGTGCTGCCACTCCTGCGTCAGGCGATTCCGTCTCCGCCGCTGGCCGTCTTCGATGCCTTCTACCGGGCGGGTGCCCTCGTCTTCGGCGGCGGTCACGTGGTTCTGCCGCTGCTGCAGGCCGAGGTCGTGCCGCCCGGCTGGGTGACGAACGCCGAGTTCCTGGCCGGCTATGGCGCGGCGCAGGCGGTGCCCGGGCCGCTCTTCACCTTCGCGGCCTACCTGGGCGCGGTCATGCACGTGCCGCCCGGGCGGTGGGCGGGCGCCGGCCTCGCGCTCATCGCCATCTTCCTGCCCGCGTTCCTGCTCGTCGTGGGGGCGCTGCCGTTCTGGCACGCGCTGCGCCGGCGGCCGTCGTTCCAGTCGGCCCTGCGCGGGATCAACGCCGCGGTGGTGGGATTGCTGCTGGCCGCCCTCTATCACCCGGTATGGACGAGTGCGATCTTCACGCCCGCCGACTTCGCGCTCGCCCTGGTCGCCTTCGGCCTGCTCGCGGTGTGGCGCCTGCCGCCGTGGCTCGTGGTGGCCGTCGCGGCCGCGGGCGGCGCGGCCATCGCCCCCCGCGGCTGA
- a CDS encoding SDR family NAD(P)-dependent oxidoreductase — translation MSAREAGALDGKVALVTGAGRLRGIGRATALALAHLGADVAVTGTGRDPSTFPEDEKQAGWRDVESTAEQVRASGRRAMTWTGDVSQSASVERLVEQVMKTFGRIDVLVNNAAYPRGDDRVPLPELDERVWRKVLDIKLTGAFLLCKRVVPIMVRQQWGRIINLSSIAGKRGAPNTAAYNAANFGIQGLTQSLAMEVARHGVTVNAVCPGTIETARMDVLGRGEGWQRQLDRIPMGRAASDEEVAGLIAFLCSPAAAFMTGQSVNIDGGVVMW, via the coding sequence ATGAGCGCACGTGAGGCGGGAGCACTCGACGGCAAGGTGGCGCTGGTGACGGGAGCGGGGCGGCTGCGCGGGATCGGGCGGGCCACCGCTCTCGCCCTGGCCCACCTCGGGGCCGACGTGGCGGTGACCGGGACCGGCCGCGATCCGTCGACGTTTCCGGAGGACGAGAAGCAGGCGGGCTGGCGCGACGTCGAGTCCACCGCCGAGCAGGTGCGAGCGAGCGGCCGCCGCGCGATGACCTGGACCGGCGACGTGAGCCAGTCCGCGTCGGTGGAGCGCCTGGTGGAGCAGGTGATGAAGACGTTCGGTCGCATCGACGTGCTCGTGAACAACGCGGCCTACCCCCGCGGCGACGACCGGGTGCCGCTGCCCGAGCTCGACGAGCGCGTCTGGAGGAAGGTCCTCGACATCAAGCTGACCGGGGCGTTCCTGCTCTGCAAGCGGGTCGTGCCGATCATGGTGCGACAGCAGTGGGGCCGCATCATCAACCTGTCCTCGATCGCGGGCAAGCGCGGCGCGCCCAACACCGCCGCCTACAACGCGGCCAACTTCGGCATCCAGGGCCTCACCCAGTCGCTCGCCATGGAGGTGGCGCGGCACGGAGTCACCGTGAACGCGGTATGTCCCGGCACCATCGAGACGGCCCGAATGGATGTTCTGGGCCGGGGAGAGGGCTGGCAGCGTCAACTCGACCGCATTCCCATGGGCCGCGCGGCTTCCGACGAGGAGGTGGCCGGACTCATCGCCTTCCTCTGCTCGCCGGCGGCCGCGTTCATGACCGGCCAGTCGGTCAACATCGACGGCGGCGTGGTCATGTGGTGA
- a CDS encoding M20/M25/M40 family metallo-hydrolase — translation MTIDPDRTRALVQKTWDDDIVPALTEYIRIPAKSPMYDARWAEHGHIDRAVTLITDWARKRKIEGLTIEVVRLEGRTPVILMEVPGTGGETVLLYGHCDKQPEMVGWAPEGGPWTPVRRGGRLFGRGAGDDGYASFAALTAIEALQAQGIPHARCVVLIEASEESGSPDLPAYVETLADRIRPDLVVCLDSGCGDYEHLWATTSLRGVLSGTLTVEVLSEGVHSGAASGIVPSSFRILRQILDRLEDSRTGRILVPECHVDIPPGRLAEVRAVADVLGHQVGTRFPLLPGMRAVTSDAVEALLNNTWRPTLSITGVDGIPALADAGNVLRPKTSLKLSVRLPPTADADRASRRVKEVLEADPPYGARVTYTSGERPGTGWNAPVMADWLQESVARASTAHFGAPAMFDGLGGSIPFMAMLGERFPGAQFLVTGVMGPGSNAHGPNEFIDLPTGVRVTASVAQVLADHAAVRTR, via the coding sequence ATGACCATCGATCCGGACCGCACCCGCGCCCTGGTTCAGAAGACCTGGGACGACGACATCGTCCCCGCTCTCACCGAGTACATCCGTATCCCGGCCAAGTCCCCCATGTACGACGCCCGCTGGGCCGAGCACGGCCACATCGACCGGGCCGTGACGCTCATCACCGACTGGGCCCGGAAGCGGAAGATCGAGGGCCTCACCATCGAGGTGGTGCGGCTCGAAGGCCGGACGCCGGTCATCCTGATGGAGGTGCCGGGCACGGGCGGAGAGACGGTGCTGCTCTACGGGCACTGCGACAAGCAGCCGGAGATGGTCGGCTGGGCGCCCGAGGGTGGGCCGTGGACGCCGGTCCGCCGGGGCGGTCGCCTGTTCGGCCGGGGCGCCGGCGACGACGGCTATGCCTCCTTCGCGGCCCTGACCGCGATCGAGGCGCTGCAGGCCCAGGGTATCCCGCACGCCAGGTGCGTCGTGCTGATCGAGGCGTCGGAAGAGAGCGGCAGCCCCGATCTGCCCGCCTACGTCGAGACGCTCGCCGATCGCATCCGTCCCGATCTGGTGGTCTGCCTCGATTCGGGCTGTGGGGACTACGAGCATCTGTGGGCGACCACCTCGCTGCGCGGGGTCCTCTCCGGCACGCTCACCGTCGAGGTGCTCTCCGAGGGCGTGCACTCCGGCGCGGCCAGCGGCATCGTGCCGTCGAGCTTCCGCATCCTGCGTCAGATCCTGGATCGGCTCGAAGACAGCCGGACCGGCCGCATCCTGGTGCCGGAGTGCCACGTGGACATCCCGCCCGGCCGGCTGGCCGAGGTGCGCGCGGTGGCCGACGTGCTGGGCCACCAGGTCGGGACGCGATTTCCGCTCCTGCCCGGCATGCGCGCGGTCACGAGCGATGCGGTGGAGGCGCTGCTCAACAACACGTGGCGCCCGACCCTGTCCATCACCGGCGTGGACGGCATCCCGGCCCTCGCCGACGCCGGCAACGTGCTCCGGCCGAAGACCTCGCTGAAGCTCTCCGTGCGCCTGCCGCCCACTGCCGACGCGGACCGCGCGAGCCGCCGGGTCAAGGAGGTGCTGGAGGCCGATCCGCCGTACGGCGCGCGCGTGACCTACACCAGTGGCGAGCGGCCGGGCACCGGCTGGAACGCGCCGGTCATGGCGGACTGGCTGCAGGAATCGGTCGCGCGCGCGTCCACCGCGCATTTCGGGGCGCCCGCGATGTTCGACGGCCTGGGCGGCTCGATCCCGTTCATGGCCATGCTGGGCGAGCGCTTTCCGGGGGCCCAGTTCCTCGTCACCGGGGTGATGGGGCCGGGCTCGAACGCGCACGGGCCCAACGAGTTCATCGACCTGCCGACGGGAGTGAGAGTGACCGCCTCGGTGGCGCAGGTGCTCGCCGACCACGCCGCGGTCAGGACGCGCTGA